One Epinephelus lanceolatus isolate andai-2023 chromosome 10, ASM4190304v1, whole genome shotgun sequence genomic region harbors:
- the LOC117265651 gene encoding basic helix-loop-helix transcription factor scleraxis-like, producing MTFAMLRTAPPAGRFLYGDIALLSEDDDENGSEGSGSEERNTNSSNFRLSSSSPSAFHIKVNRKRKLCGTGGGGGVDVGGMMGRLVPQGSPIPGEGRQRTAANARERDRTNSVNTAFTALRTLIPTEPADRKLSKIETLRLASSYISHLGNVLLLGEGLHDGQPCHAPSPPFFHVNSSPNRGSDQSAQPKHICTFCLSNQRKMNKDRDRKTAIRS from the exons ATGACATTTGCTATGCTGCGCACTGCGCCTCCAGCAGGCCGCTTCTTGTACGGCGATATCGCCCTCCTTtctgaagatgatgatgagaaCGGGAGCGAGGGGTCAGGCTCTGAGGAGCGTAACACCAACTCCTCTAACTTCCGCCTGTCCTCCTCTTCGCCATCTGCCTTTCACATCAAGgtgaacaggaagaggaagctGTGTGGGAcaggagggggtggaggggtAGATGTAGGGGGCATGATGGGGAGGCTCGTCCCCCAGGGGTCCCCTATCCCTGGGGAGGGTCGCCAGAGGACCGCAGCCAACGCGCGGGAGAGAGATCGCACCAATTCTGTCAACACAGCGTTCACAGCGCTGCGCACGCTCATCCCCACCGAGCCTGCAGACAG AAAGCTGTCAAAGATCGAGACGCTACGTTTGGCCAGCAGCTACATCAGTCACCTGGGGAACGTCTTGCTCCTGGGCGAGGGGCTTCATGACGGACAGCCGTGCCACGCTCCCTCACCACCGTTCTTCCACGTCAACTCCTCCCCCAACCGAGGATCCGACCAATCAGCTCAGCCAAAGCACATCTGTACTTTCTGCCTCAGTAACCAGAGGAAAATG aacaaagacagagacaggaagacGGCCATCAGAAGTTAA